A single genomic interval of Streptomyces sp. BA2 harbors:
- a CDS encoding ABC transporter ATP-binding protein, translating to MLLEVRDLHVEFRTRDGVAKAVNGVDYTVSEGETLAVLGESGSGKSVTAQAIMGILDMPPGKITGGEILFKGQDLLKLKEEERRKTRGAGMAMIFQDALSSLNPVVSVGQQLGEMYVVHQGMSRKDAKAKAVELMDRVRIPAAKERVGQYPHQFSGGMRQRIMIAMAMALEPSLIIADEPTTALDVTVQAQVMDLLAELQRELHMGLILITHDLGVVADVADNIAVMYAGRIVEKAPVHEIYKAPAHPYTRGLLESIPRLDQKGQELYAIKGLPPNLMNIPPGCAFNPRCPMAQDVCRTDVPPLYDVAYEGLAADRRSACHFWKETLHASW from the coding sequence ATGTTGCTCGAAGTGCGCGATCTGCATGTGGAGTTCAGGACGAGAGACGGCGTCGCCAAGGCCGTCAACGGCGTCGACTACACCGTCAGCGAGGGCGAGACGCTGGCCGTGCTCGGCGAGTCCGGCTCCGGCAAGTCGGTCACGGCCCAGGCGATCATGGGCATCCTCGACATGCCGCCGGGAAAGATCACCGGGGGAGAGATCCTCTTCAAGGGCCAGGACCTCCTCAAGCTCAAGGAGGAGGAGCGGCGCAAGACCCGCGGCGCCGGAATGGCGATGATCTTCCAGGACGCCCTGTCGTCGCTCAACCCCGTGGTCAGCGTCGGCCAGCAGCTCGGCGAGATGTACGTCGTCCACCAGGGGATGTCCCGCAAGGACGCCAAGGCCAAGGCGGTCGAGCTGATGGACCGGGTGCGCATCCCGGCCGCGAAGGAGCGCGTCGGGCAGTATCCGCACCAGTTCAGCGGCGGCATGCGCCAGCGCATCATGATCGCCATGGCGATGGCGCTCGAACCCTCGCTGATCATCGCCGACGAACCGACCACCGCCCTGGACGTGACCGTCCAGGCCCAGGTGATGGACCTCCTCGCCGAGCTCCAGCGCGAGCTCCACATGGGCCTGATCCTCATCACGCACGACCTGGGCGTCGTGGCGGACGTCGCCGACAACATCGCCGTCATGTACGCGGGCCGCATCGTCGAGAAGGCCCCCGTCCACGAGATCTACAAGGCCCCCGCGCACCCGTACACACGCGGTCTTCTGGAATCCATCCCCCGGCTCGACCAGAAGGGTCAGGAGCTCTACGCGATCAAGGGCCTGCCGCCCAACCTCATGAACATCCCGCCGGGCTGCGCCTTCAACCCCCGCTGCCCGATGGCACAGGACGTCTGCAGGACCGATGTGCCGCCGCTCTACGACGTGGCGTACGAGGGTCTGGCCGCCGACCGCCGGAGCGCCTGCCACTTCTGGAAGGAGACGCTCCATGCCTCATGGTGA
- a CDS encoding ABC transporter ATP-binding protein, whose product MPHGEHVSKQRVAAEGEPILQVRGLVKHYPLTQGIVIRKQIGAVKAVDGVDFDLGQGETLGIVGESGCGKSTVAKMLVNLERPTAGEIRYKGEDISKLSGRALKAVRRNIQMVFQDPYTSLNPRMTVGDIIGEPYEIHPEVAPKGSRRQKVQELLDVVGLNPEYINRYPHQFSGGQRQRIGIARGLALRPEIIVADEPVSALDVSVQAQVVNLLDQLQNDFDLSYVFIAHDLSIVRHISDRVGVMYLGRIVEIGSEDEIYEHPTHPYTQALLSAVPVPDPEAREHRERIILSGDVPSPANPPSGCRFRTRCWKARERCALEVPLLAVPAEFRDVPGPAAHDSACHFAEEKQVVP is encoded by the coding sequence ATGCCTCATGGTGAGCACGTCAGCAAGCAGCGGGTGGCGGCCGAGGGCGAGCCGATCCTCCAGGTGCGGGGTCTGGTCAAGCACTATCCGCTCACCCAGGGCATCGTCATCCGCAAGCAGATCGGCGCGGTCAAGGCCGTCGACGGCGTCGACTTCGACCTCGGCCAGGGCGAAACGCTCGGCATCGTGGGGGAGTCGGGCTGCGGCAAGTCGACGGTCGCGAAGATGCTGGTGAACCTGGAGCGGCCGACGGCGGGCGAGATCCGCTACAAGGGCGAGGACATCAGCAAGCTGTCCGGGCGCGCGCTGAAGGCCGTGCGCCGCAACATCCAGATGGTCTTCCAGGACCCCTACACCTCGCTCAACCCGCGTATGACGGTCGGCGACATCATCGGGGAGCCGTACGAGATCCATCCCGAGGTCGCGCCGAAGGGCTCGCGGCGGCAGAAGGTGCAGGAGCTGCTCGATGTGGTCGGGCTGAACCCCGAGTACATCAACCGCTATCCGCACCAGTTCTCCGGAGGTCAGCGTCAACGGATCGGGATCGCAAGGGGGTTGGCGCTGCGGCCCGAGATCATCGTGGCGGACGAGCCGGTGTCGGCGCTGGATGTGTCGGTCCAGGCGCAGGTGGTGAACCTCCTGGACCAACTCCAGAACGACTTCGATCTGTCGTACGTGTTCATCGCCCACGACCTGTCGATCGTGCGGCACATCTCGGATCGGGTGGGCGTGATGTATCTGGGGCGGATCGTCGAGATCGGCTCCGAGGACGAGATCTACGAGCATCCGACGCATCCGTACACGCAGGCGCTGCTGTCGGCTGTGCCGGTGCCTGATCCCGAGGCGCGGGAGCATCGGGAGCGGATCATCTTGAGCGGGGACGTGCCGTCCCCGGCGAACCCACCGTCGGGGTGCCGGTTTCGCACGCGGTGCTGGAAGGCGCGGGAGCGGTGCGCGTTGGAGGTGCCGCTGCTGGCCGTTCCGGCCGAGTTCCGTGATGTGCCGGGGCCCGCGGCGCATGACTCCGCCTGCCATTTCGCAGAGGAGAAGCAGGTCGTGCCGTAG
- a CDS encoding S9 family peptidase, whose product MTTETPGTTGPAESHAQRLSFPRLHARTQRFTLGAPRAFTVAPDGSRVAFLRSSSGTDRANQLWVLDLEDGAAERIAADPDALLNGAVERLSTEERARRERSREGGAGIVGYATDAAVELAAFALSGRLFAAELRVGTARELPTPAPVIDPRPSPDGRHIAYVAGGALRVTGADGEGDRALAAPEPDSVEKETVTYGLAEFIAAEEMQRSRGFWWSPASDRLLVARADDAPVRRWWIADPAHPETEPARVAYPAAGTANADVRLFVVTLDGARTEVMWDRARYPYLARVHWSSAGAPLLLVQSRDQLSQLYLAVDPDDGSTRMVHAEEDPQWLELFPGAPSWSPSGRLVRIVDEGGARVLAVGERPLTGPQLHVRAVLDIADDDVLISASAGAAAAAPETGEVHVYRVNELGVERVSTEPGVHSAVRSGGLTVLVSATLDQPGSRVQVLRDGKQVATVASYARHPELTPRVTLTEGGARKIPCAVLLPTDYEEGSGPLPVLLDPYGGPHGQRVLAAHNPYLTSQWFADQGFAVIVADGRGTPGRSPAWEKAIRRDFTLTLDDQVDALQGLAASFPLDLNRVAIRGWSYGGYLAGLAVLRRPDVFHAGVAGAPVTDWQLYDTHYTERYLGNPGEDPAPYALSSLVTEEGLVAPENPSRPLMIVHGLADDNVVVAHALRLSSALLAAGRPHEVLPLSGVTHMTPQEQVAENLLLLQVDFLKRSLGLP is encoded by the coding sequence ATGACCACCGAGACGCCCGGAACCACCGGGCCCGCCGAGAGTCACGCGCAGCGGCTCTCCTTCCCCCGCCTGCACGCCCGCACGCAACGCTTCACTCTCGGTGCGCCCCGCGCGTTCACGGTGGCGCCGGACGGGTCCCGCGTCGCCTTCCTGCGCTCGTCGTCCGGCACTGACCGGGCGAACCAACTCTGGGTCCTCGACCTGGAGGACGGCGCTGCAGAGCGGATCGCGGCCGACCCCGATGCCCTGTTGAACGGCGCGGTCGAGCGGCTCTCCACCGAGGAGCGAGCCCGCCGCGAGCGCAGCCGCGAGGGCGGCGCCGGCATCGTGGGCTACGCGACGGACGCGGCGGTGGAACTCGCCGCGTTCGCGCTCTCCGGACGGCTCTTCGCCGCGGAGCTCCGTGTGGGCACGGCCCGCGAACTGCCCACCCCCGCACCGGTGATCGACCCGCGCCCCTCGCCCGACGGCCGCCACATCGCGTACGTCGCCGGGGGCGCCCTGCGGGTGACGGGCGCCGACGGGGAAGGCGACCGTGCCCTTGCGGCGCCGGAGCCGGACTCCGTCGAGAAGGAGACCGTGACGTACGGCCTCGCGGAGTTCATCGCGGCCGAGGAGATGCAGCGTTCGCGCGGCTTCTGGTGGTCGCCGGCGTCGGACCGGTTGCTCGTCGCACGCGCCGACGACGCCCCGGTGCGGCGCTGGTGGATCGCCGACCCCGCGCACCCGGAGACGGAGCCCGCGCGGGTCGCGTACCCGGCGGCGGGCACGGCCAACGCGGACGTACGCCTCTTCGTCGTGACCCTGGACGGCGCGCGCACCGAGGTGATGTGGGACCGCGCCCGCTACCCGTATCTGGCGCGGGTGCACTGGTCCTCGGCCGGGGCGCCGCTGCTCCTCGTCCAGTCCAGGGACCAGCTCAGCCAGCTCTACCTGGCGGTGGACCCGGACGACGGCTCGACGCGCATGGTGCACGCGGAGGAGGACCCGCAGTGGCTCGAACTCTTCCCCGGCGCCCCGTCCTGGTCCCCCAGCGGGCGTCTCGTGCGGATCGTGGACGAGGGCGGCGCGCGGGTCCTCGCGGTGGGTGAACGCCCGCTGACGGGGCCGCAGTTGCACGTCCGCGCGGTGCTCGACATTGCGGACGACGACGTACTGATCTCGGCGTCGGCGGGTGCGGCGGCCGCGGCCCCGGAGACGGGCGAGGTGCACGTCTACCGGGTCAACGAACTGGGCGTGGAGCGCGTGTCCACCGAACCCGGGGTGCACTCGGCGGTGCGCTCCGGCGGCCTCACGGTCCTCGTCTCGGCCACCCTTGACCAGCCGGGCTCCCGCGTCCAGGTACTGCGCGACGGTAAGCAGGTGGCGACCGTCGCCTCATACGCGCGGCATCCGGAGCTCACGCCGCGCGTGACGCTGACCGAGGGGGGCGCACGCAAGATCCCGTGCGCCGTCCTGCTCCCCACGGACTACGAGGAGGGTTCGGGCCCCCTGCCCGTCCTCCTCGATCCGTACGGCGGTCCGCACGGCCAGCGGGTCCTCGCCGCCCACAACCCGTACCTCACGTCCCAGTGGTTCGCCGACCAGGGCTTCGCCGTGATCGTCGCGGACGGGCGTGGTACTCCGGGCCGCTCCCCCGCCTGGGAGAAGGCGATCCGCCGTGACTTCACGCTCACCCTGGACGACCAGGTGGACGCGCTGCAGGGCCTCGCCGCGTCCTTCCCCCTCGACCTGAACCGGGTCGCCATCCGGGGCTGGTCCTACGGCGGTTACCTCGCGGGGCTCGCGGTCCTTCGCCGCCCCGATGTGTTCCACGCGGGGGTGGCGGGGGCGCCTGTGACGGACTGGCAGCTGTACGACACGCACTACACGGAGCGGTACCTGGGGAACCCCGGGGAGGATCCGGCGCCGTACGCCCTGAGTTCCCTCGTCACGGAGGAGGGGCTCGTGGCGCCGGAGAACCCGTCGCGGCCGCTGATGATCGTGCACGGTCTCGCGGACGACAACGTGGTGGTGGCGCATGCCTTGCGGCTGTCGTCGGCGCTGCTCGCCGCGGGGCGGCCCCACGAAGTCCTTCCGCTCTCCGGGGTCACGCACATGACTCCGCAGGAGCAGGTGGCGGAGAACTTGCTGTTGCTCCAAGTCGACTTCCTGAAGCGCTCGTTGGGCCTGCCCTAG
- the mshB gene encoding N-acetyl-1-D-myo-inositol-2-amino-2-deoxy-alpha-D-glucopyranoside deacetylase, translating into MTELPARRLLLVHAHPDDESINNGATMAKYVADGVHVTLVTCTLGEEGEVIPPGLAHLAPDREDALGPQRIGELAAAMKELGVTDHRFLGGTGRYRDSGMMGTEQNHRAGAFWSADLDDAAAHLVEVIREVRPQVLVTYDPDGGYGHPDHIQAHRVAMRAADLAAEGAFRADLGEPHTIGKIYWNRAPRSVVEERFRWMEGALRHSPFTTPGVAADVPGVTDDGRITAEIDGTAFAQAKAAAMRAHATQIEVQGPLFVLSNGLAQPIFDVEYYELVRGKAGAVEGERETDLFAGLEDAGRDGVTTL; encoded by the coding sequence ATGACGGAACTGCCCGCCCGGCGTCTGCTGCTCGTGCACGCGCACCCCGACGACGAGTCGATCAACAACGGCGCGACGATGGCCAAGTACGTGGCCGACGGCGTCCATGTCACGTTGGTGACCTGCACGCTGGGCGAGGAGGGCGAGGTCATCCCGCCCGGCCTCGCCCATCTCGCGCCCGACCGCGAGGACGCGCTCGGCCCGCAGCGCATCGGCGAGCTGGCCGCCGCGATGAAGGAGCTGGGCGTCACCGACCACCGGTTCCTCGGCGGCACCGGCCGCTACCGCGACTCCGGGATGATGGGCACCGAGCAGAACCACCGCGCGGGCGCCTTCTGGTCCGCCGATCTCGACGACGCCGCCGCGCACCTCGTCGAGGTGATCCGCGAGGTGCGGCCCCAGGTGCTCGTGACCTACGACCCGGACGGCGGGTACGGCCACCCCGACCACATCCAGGCCCACCGGGTCGCGATGCGCGCCGCTGACCTCGCGGCCGAGGGCGCCTTCCGCGCGGATCTCGGCGAACCGCACACCATCGGCAAGATCTACTGGAACCGCGCGCCGCGCTCCGTCGTCGAAGAGCGGTTCCGCTGGATGGAGGGCGCTTTGCGGCACTCACCGTTCACGACCCCCGGCGTGGCCGCGGACGTCCCCGGTGTGACGGACGACGGACGGATCACGGCGGAGATCGACGGGACCGCCTTCGCGCAGGCGAAGGCGGCGGCGATGCGCGCGCACGCCACGCAGATCGAGGTGCAGGGTCCGCTCTTCGTCCTGTCGAACGGACTCGCGCAGCCGATCTTTGATGTGGAGTACTACGAGTTGGTGCGAGGAAAGGCCGGTGCGGTGGAGGGTGAGCGTGAGACGGATCTGTTCGCGGGGCTCGAAGACGCCGGACGCGACGGGGTGACGACGCTGTGA
- a CDS encoding DUF6113 family protein: protein MNLGRFAAYGGLFVLGAVVGTAGALVQGGWFPGGLLLALLGAAGLFYGGVLALGGRAGAVAPAAGWLVSVMLLTASRPEGDFLFGAGLGSYAFLLGGMAVAVMCATLGQRPQPGGPAARLGK from the coding sequence CTGAACCTCGGCCGTTTCGCCGCCTACGGAGGCCTCTTCGTGCTTGGCGCGGTCGTCGGCACGGCCGGCGCGCTCGTCCAAGGGGGCTGGTTCCCGGGCGGGTTGCTGCTCGCGCTCCTCGGGGCCGCCGGGCTCTTCTACGGAGGGGTGCTCGCCCTTGGCGGCAGAGCGGGGGCGGTGGCGCCCGCGGCGGGCTGGCTCGTCTCCGTCATGCTGCTCACGGCCAGCCGGCCCGAGGGGGACTTCCTCTTCGGCGCGGGACTCGGCTCGTACGCCTTCCTGCTCGGCGGGATGGCGGTAGCTGTGATGTGTGCCACCCTCGGCCAGCGGCCGCAACCAGGCGGGCCCGCCGCCCGACTTGGCAAGTGA